Proteins from one Acanthopagrus latus isolate v.2019 chromosome 18, fAcaLat1.1, whole genome shotgun sequence genomic window:
- the LOC119007682 gene encoding protocadherin beta-16-like: protein MTDRTMRRQVLLFVSLLSFSSVIGQVSYSIPEEMPKGSFVGDIGQDLGLDVKRLKSGKARIYTGDSAEYIELNKERGVLLVKDRIDREEICAQTAPCALHFQVILENPMEFYSINVEVTDINDNAPIFKRGEMKFRISESAITGAVFLLQQAVDLDVGVNGLQSYLLRPTDNFMLKLQNQADGSKMIEMVLQKPLDREKQDHLSLVLTAVDGGDPQLSGTVQIHISVLDINDNAPVFTQKIYKSTLRENSPSGTQVVIVSASDSDEGSNGKISYAIQNVLDNVSELFEINRETGEVILIGNTDFEKKRQYQIHAQASDEGGLTDSCKIIVDITDTNDNKPVINVMSKSSAVKEDIQPGTVVTMINIQDPDSGENGKVQCYINENIPFTMSSTSNNFFSLTTDSDLDRERASEYNISVTCSDEGVPSLSSSVTLTLQISDVNDNAPVFERSSYEAYIVENNTPGLSIFTVRARDADWNQNARVSYILEDSSVNGVPVSSYVSVSADSGVIHAVRSFDYEQIKDFHFRVKAQDGGSPPLSSNVSVKIMIQDQNDNPPQVLYPVQTGGSVVAEMVPRSADVGYLVTKVVAVDVDSGQNAWLSYKLQKATDRALFEVGLQNGEIRTIRQVTDKDAVKQRLTVIVEDNGQPSRSATVIVNVAVADSFPEVLSEFTDFPHDKEYNDNLTFYLVLALAVVSFLFITCLVVIISVKIYRWRQSRVLYHSSLPVIPYYPPRYSDTLGTGTLPHVYNYEVCRTTDSRRSDCKFGGAGSQNVLIMDPSSTGTMQRIQSEKSILDEPDSPLEVRLF from the coding sequence ATGACGGACAGAACAATGAGACGGcaagtgctgctgtttgtctcgCTTCTCTCTTTTAGCTCAGTGATTGGGCAGGTCAGCTACTCCATCCCAGAGGAAATGCCGAAAGGTTCGTTCGTGGGTGATATTGGGCAAGATTTGGGTCTGGATGTGAAAAGATTGAAATCAGGAAAAGCCCGCATTTATACGGGAGACAGTGCAGAGTATATCGAGCtaaataaagagagaggagtCCTACTCGTCAAAGACAGGATAGACAGAGAGGAGATCTGCGCACAGACAGCGCCCTGCGCGTTGCATTTCCAGGTCATTTTAGAGAATCCAATGGAGTTTTATAGCATTAACGTCGAGGTTACAGACATCAATGACAACGCCCCGATTTTTAAAAGAGGTGAAATGAAATTCCGGATAAGTGAGTCAGCCATCACCGGAGCAGTTTTCTTGCTGCAACAAGCTGTAGATCTGGATGTCGGTGTGAATGGCCTTCAAAGTTATCTGTTAAGGCCAACCGATAATTTTATGTTGAAGTTGCAAAATCAAGCAGACGGAAGCAAGATGATCGAAATGGTTTTACAGAAACCTTTAGATCGAGAGAAACAGGATCATTTGTCGCTTGTATTGACTGCAGTAGACGGTGGTGACCCGCAGCTCTCCGGCACAGTTCAGATACATATCAGTGTGCTAGATATAAATGATAACGCTCCAGTATTTACTCAGAAAATCTACAAATCCACTCTAAGAGAAAACTCGCCCTCAGGGACACAAGTAGTGATTGTTAGTGCTTCAGACTCTGATGAAGGAAGTAATGGCAAAATATCTTATGCTATACAGAATGTACTCGATAACGTTTCCGAATTGTTTGAGATCAATAGAGAGACCGGAGAAGTTATACTGATCGGCAAcactgactttgaaaaaaagcGACAGTATCAAATACATGCCCAAGCCAGTGATGAGGGAGGATTAACTGACTCATGTAAAATAATAGTTGACATAACGGACACAAATGACAATAAACCTGTtataaatgtcatgtcaaaGTCAAGTGCAGTAAAAGAGGACATTCAACCTGGCACTGTAGTGACGATGATAAACATCCAAGATCCAGACTCGGGTGAAAATGGAAAAGTTCAGTGTTATATCAATGAGAATATTCCATTCACAATGTCCTCAACGTCAAATAATTTCTTCAGTTTGACAACTGACAGTGatctggacagagagagagcctcTGAGTATAACATCAGTGTGACCTGCTCTGATGAAGGAGTGCCCTCCCTCTCCAGCAGCGTCACTCTCACCTTACAGATCTCTGACGTCAACGACAACGCGCCTGTCTTTGAGAGGAGCTCATATGAGGCCTACAttgtagaaaacaacacaccaggCCTCTCTATATTCACAGTGAGAGCCAGAGACGCTGACTGGAACCAGAATGCTCGTGTTTCTTACATCCTGGAGGACTCCTCTGTTAACGGAGTGCCAGTCTCCTCATATGTGTCCGTCAGTGCTGATAGTGGTGTCATCCATGCAGTGCGCTCTTTTGACTACGAGCAGATCAAAGATTTCCACTTCCGCGTCAAAGCGCAGGATGGAggctctcctccactcagcagtaatgtgagtgtgaaaataatgatccaGGACCAGAACGACAACCCTCCTCAGGTTCTGTACCCGGTCCAGACTGGAGGCTCTGTGGTGGCTGAAATGGTGCCTCGTTCAGCAGATGTGGGCTATCTGGTGACTAAAGTGGTGGCTGTTGATGTGGACTCTGGACAGAATGCCTGGCTCTCCTATAAACTgcagaaagccacagacaggGCGCTGTTTGAAGTGGGCTTACAGAATGGAGAAATCCGAACTATCCGCCAGGTGACTGATAaagatgctgtgaaacagagactgactgttATAGTGGAGGACAACGGGCAGCCCTCTCGTTCAGCTACAGTCATTGTTAACGTGGCGGTGGCCGACAGCTTCCCGGAAGTACTGTCGGAGTTCACTGACTTTCCTCACGACAAGGAGTACAATGACAACCTGACTTTTTACTTAGTGCTGGCTTTGGCTGTAGTGTCCTTCCTGTTCATCACGTGTTTAGTGGttattatatcagtgaaaatctacagatggagacagtctcGCGTCCTGTATCACTCCAGTCTCCCTGTGATTCCATATTATCCTCCACGTTACTCAGACACTTTGGGGACAGGGACTCTCCCACACGTGTACAACTACGAGGTGTGCAGGACGACTGACTCCAGAAGGAGTGACTGTAAGTTCGGCGGAGCTGGTAGTCAGAACGTGTTGATAATGGACCCCAGTTCTACAGGAACGATGCAGCGGATACAGAGTGAGAAGAGCATCCTGGATGAACCAGACTCTCCTCTAGAGGTTAGactgttttaa